In a genomic window of Microterricola viridarii:
- the mgrA gene encoding L-glyceraldehyde 3-phosphate reductase yields the protein MPYLAAADRYDRMTYRRTGRSGLKLPVLSLGLWQNFGEDRSFDAQRAIVRRAFDLGMTHFDLANNYGPPYGAAETAFGRLLASDLAPHRDELVISTKAGWDMWPGPYGVGASRKHLLSSLDQSLGRLGVDYVDIFYSHRPDPGTPLEETAAALDRAVRSGKALYVGISSYGADASRALAELLRELGTPLLIHQPSYSMLNRWVETEGLLDVAAEEGFGVIGFTALAQGLLTGKYLGGVPEGSRASSDGSIGAGMLAEPTLARIRGLDAIARRRGQTLAQMALAWALRDERVTSLVIGASRVAQLEENVAALDRLDFSAEELAEIDGFAGDAGVDLWADARGGGPLPSLRP from the coding sequence ATGCCGTACCTCGCCGCTGCAGACCGCTACGACCGCATGACCTACCGCCGCACCGGGCGCTCGGGGCTGAAGCTGCCCGTGCTCTCGCTCGGCCTCTGGCAGAATTTCGGCGAGGACCGCTCGTTCGACGCGCAGCGGGCCATCGTGCGCCGCGCCTTCGACCTCGGCATGACCCACTTCGACCTCGCCAACAACTACGGCCCGCCCTACGGCGCGGCCGAGACCGCCTTCGGCCGGCTGCTGGCCAGCGACCTCGCCCCGCACCGCGACGAGCTCGTCATCTCGACCAAGGCCGGCTGGGACATGTGGCCCGGCCCGTACGGGGTCGGGGCGAGCCGCAAGCACCTGCTCTCCTCGCTCGACCAGTCGCTCGGCCGCCTCGGCGTCGACTACGTCGACATCTTCTACTCGCACCGCCCCGACCCGGGCACGCCGCTCGAGGAGACCGCGGCGGCGCTCGACCGGGCCGTGCGCTCTGGCAAGGCCCTCTACGTCGGCATCTCCTCCTATGGGGCGGATGCCAGCCGCGCGCTCGCCGAGCTGCTGCGCGAGCTCGGCACCCCGCTGCTGATCCACCAGCCCTCCTACTCGATGCTGAACCGCTGGGTCGAGACCGAGGGGCTGCTCGACGTCGCCGCCGAGGAGGGCTTCGGCGTGATCGGGTTCACCGCGCTGGCCCAGGGCCTGCTCACCGGCAAGTACCTCGGCGGGGTACCGGAGGGCTCCCGTGCCTCCTCTGACGGATCGATCGGCGCCGGCATGCTCGCCGAGCCGACGCTCGCGCGGATCCGCGGTCTGGACGCCATCGCCCGGCGCCGGGGCCAGACGCTCGCGCAGATGGCGTTGGCCTGGGCGCTGCGCGACGAGCGGGTGACGAGCCTCGTCATCGGAGCCAGCCGGGTCGCCCAACTGGAGGAGAACGTCGCGGCGCTGGACCGGCTCGACTTCAGCGCGGAGGAGCTCGCCGAGATCGACGGCTTCGCCGGCGACGCCGGGGTCGACCTGTGGGCCGACGCCCGCGGGGGAGGGCCCCTGCCGTCGCTGCGGCCGTAG